The Apium graveolens cultivar Ventura chromosome 3, ASM990537v1, whole genome shotgun sequence sequence GCTTGGTTCAGTAAATACCATGGTTATACAGTCAGCCAATGCAGCGGCCGACTTCTTCAAGAACCATGACCTTCCATATGCTAATCGCGTGGTTCCTGATGCAATGACGGCCTGGAGCTTCGACCAAGCATCATTAGGCTTTGCTCCATATGGTGCATATTGGCGCATGCTGCGAAAGATCTTCTCCACTGAGCTTTTAGTTCAAAGACGACTTAATGATTCGACTGTGATACGGGAGAAGTTCATTGACAGGCTGGTGGATTGGATTGAAGAGGAGGCAGCTGCGTCACCTGGTCTAGGAGGATCAGGTGAGGTGGAATTGCCCCACTTGTTATTTCTCATGGCTCTGAATTTGGTCGGTAACTTGATTTTATCAAGAGATCTCTTTGACTTAAAATCGAAAGAAGGACAAGAGTTCTTTAATGCAATGAATAACGTCATGGTATGGGCTGGTAAGCCTAACGTTGCTGATTTTTGGCCATTCTTAAAGTGGCTGGATCCACAAAGAATCAAGAAAAACATGGTGAAAGACATGGGAATAGCTGTTAATCTTGCAGCCAGCTTTGTGAAAGAAAGGTCTCAGCAGAATATATCAGACTCTAAGAAGGCGAATAAAGATTTTCTAGATATGCTCTTGGAGTTTAAAGGCGATGGCAAAGAGTGGCATGACAAGATTTCAGATCATAACATATCTATTATCATACTGGTACTCTGCCTATCGTAATTATATCAATAAGTCGTATTGGTCTACAATAATAAAAGGTTGCTAAAATTTATGAGTCCTCACCGTGCAGGAAATGTTCTTTGGTGGCTCAGAAACTACAAGCAGCACTATTGAATGGGTGCTAGCAGAGTTGTTACGCAGCCCTGAAACAATGAAAAAGGTCAAAGAAGAGCTTCATCGTGTGATAGGACCAAACAAAAAGATTAAGGAGAGTGACATCGACAAACTGTCATATCTGCAGGCAGTAGTGAAAGAAACTCTTAGATTACATCCTGCACTTCCTCTACTACTTCCACGATATTCTACGAAAGATACCAACTACATGGGGTACCTCATACCTAAAGGAACTCAAGTTTTTGTGAATGCATGGGCAATTGGAAGGGATCCAGATGTGTGGGAAGATCCCTCGTCGTTCAAGCCTGAGAGGTTTTTGGACTCAACTATAGAATACAATGGGCAAAATTTCGAAATGATTCCATTTGGATCCGGAAGAAGGATATGCATGGGCTTGGATTTGGCGCACCGAATACTTCACCTCTGTTTAGCCACTTTGCTATGGTCATTTGACTGGCAGCTTGATATTTCGTCTACTCCAGAGACTATGGACATGAGGGAGAGAATGGGAATTACACTGAGGAAGCTAGTACCTCTAAGAGCAATACCCAAAAAACGATTACAGTGATATGTTTTTATTCAGGGTTAAAGGTCATGGTGTAATGTTTTTTAGTTCTGTATAAATTTAGCGGAATGCTGAATTATCTCCCGGTTTGTTTTCTCTTTAACTATGTATCCAGTGTTTTCATTTCCAATAAAAGTAAGAACAAGCAAGCTCTGTATCCCGTATAACAGTGTTTCCAATAAAACTGAGGACAGGATAAAACATTTGTAGAGCGGCCGAATTATGAATCGCAAAAATCGGCGAGTTCGCCGATTAATTGGCCGCTTAATCGTTATACGGCAAGCAACCAATCTAATATGATGAAATCGGAAGAAAAAACGTTTTCCGAGTGAAATCGGATCAACCTAGTCATAAATCGCGGGTCAAAGTTAAAAAATCGGATTGTTTCCGACCTTCGGCTTATATAAGCACTGGATCTCCGATTTCTGGCAAGACTTCCGACAACATAAtattctttgaaaaagaagaagacTCAATTACCCATTAGTGATTTTCTCTAAATTCTTGTTAATTCAGTCTCTAATTATATATTATTTGTGCATTCATATTTGTTTCGTTATTTGTTTTTTTTGCATGTTCTTATTAATTTGTGATATATAACTGCCACATTTTTACCCGTATAGTAATAttcccaacaatcttgaagagattatttgTTATATTGTGTAATTAACAAGACGGTTAATGAAACTAGTGATGCTCCTAAGGCTGGTGAGACTTGCTCTGGTTCTGGTGTTACTGCGTCCACCATTGATTGGACTATGTACTGTTTCCCACAACCtattgatttatcgggtatgcctgATAAATTCAGTGGTGGAGTTTCTTTTTCTTGTTGGCAGAAAAAAATGAAACTCTGGTTAACTGTTAAGGGTCTATGGCTGGTGGTGCAGCATGATCCTCCTGTTTTAGATCAAGAGAAGGACGAATCTGTTAAGGCTTATGCTTTATGGGCCtagaaggatggggtggctatGGCAGCCATTTTGACAGCTTTGGCGAACACCTTACTCGATGTTTATTCTATATGCAggagcagcacaagtccaaaTAAGGACATGTGATGCCTGTTGAACATGGGAGCTGGAAGGTGAATGTAGTTAATGTAGGAAAAaaaaggtagtcactaagaaggctaacactaaacctgacaagaatcaggctaagaaaccaaaggcaaATAAATCATGTTGGTCTTGTAGAcaggttggtcattggagcaaggaTTGTCCTGTTAAGAAAGAGAAaaaagctggagtggtagctaAAGCAAATAttgtgcttggacttggaaccactGAAGGGAATGTAGctaacatggttgttggtgaggttgttgcctctgaaACCAATGATGGGTATGTCACTTACAACCatgtactactttccacttatctgcTCATGAGTGGCTGATcgatactggagctaatgtgcatatttgtgctgatatcAGTActtttgtatcttatcaacagagtcatagagTGACAATGATGATGGAAAATGTTAGTTCTGTATAAGTGTTTGGAGTAGGAAatgtggacctgaagtttgcATCTGGGCGTATTCTATCTCttactagagtgcatcatgttccctctattcgtagaaatattataagtgaaagttgtttagttaagaatggctttgaactttcttgtaataaagtagtgattactcatactggtacattttttggcaagggttacttgtttgatggtttgtttttaataaatgttgaaccctTTTGGGTATTTTTgttaatgatagtgttgcacaATCTGTTAATTGTATTGAATCATCTGATTTATGGCAATCccgacttggtcatttaaattttggtgctctaacgaatatgatgaatttataGTTGATTCCAAAGCATGCTACTGATAAGAAATCTAAATGTCAAGTGTGTGTACCTGCTAAAAAAATAAGGAAAATTTTCATAATGTTGTTAAGCattcagacttgttagatatAGTGCACTATGACAAATGTGAATTCAGTGATGTTTTGActaaggatcactgtagatatttcattacctttatagatgattgaaatagatattgttatgtttatttgatAAGGATGAAGCGCTAAATAAGTTCATTATATTTtaaatgaagctgaaacacaaactgacaaagtacttaaacgtttgaggtctcgtagaggtggtgagtatacgaataccttgtttaatgaattttgcgcaatCAATGGTATAGTTTATGAGGTAACTCCACCATTtacacctgagtctaatgggtgGCAGAGCCAAAGAATATAActtttaaagatatgattaatagtatgctaaTTAATTCTAGGTTGTCTAAGTACATGTGCGGAGAGGCTCTACATACGTCTTGCCATtttctgaatagagtccctctgaaatacatggacaagacaccatatgaattatggagaaaacGTAAtacaagtttgagttatcttcgaGTGTAGGggtttgttgtgcaagacatgcatatataataacaagactaagtcacattgacaaccctaagatttagttatttgataatcagctttgtattttatattatatttcttgagtctgtaaaaaggtaAAAAGATTAtactgaagtatttttctgtaaacagattcaagctaagaaataaactctggaaaaAGATCAAACCATGATCATGCCTCGAAGAAAagtgaagaaacttggagttgaataaaattgttttatgaaaaatgttttaagtcaagatatcgacaagtcacatatcaagcaACATAGAAAAGTCATttgagaagtccagaatgacttatcgagaagtctaaaatggcTCTTAGAGGAGTCttagagatatcaacaagtcaaatgaaggtgtgaagattggagatatcgataagtcatttctgcatatagagaactcagagatatcggcaagtcaaatgaagatgtgaagattggagatatcgactaatcaatttctcattagagatctcagagatatcgactgTAGCGACTGAGAATTTcgcgacgtgattaagtgaataaagtatactTTTGTGTTATAATTCTAAATTATGTGAATAAAGTGtgattatgtgaattatgtgttattgtGTGAATTGAGAATGTTTAAGTGAGTATTATATTCCAGTGATGAGTCAGttgatataaagagaatgattgagaagcgtagttgaaaacgctAAGCGTCGGGCCATTAGACAGGACGCGACCCATTACGCGAAAAGTGGTTATTAATTAAAAGAAAGGGAAATTCTTTTGATCGAATGTGTTATGATATGAGTCGTCATATGTGAATACATGCTATTGCTTAAAAAAAATGCTTGATTATGTGCTCTGGTTATTTTAAAGTaatttaagggatttatttgatttaaaataaggtttattgaacctttatatattttttataaaatcatatgagtatggtcaaggcgtgaaatttgttttgttatcttcaattttgtagagactttctaaaaatggtaGATGAAATTATTTGGTGCtcggtgtattttaaaatgattttatcgagTTATAATTCTATTTCGAGTGTAATCTtgtaaaatttatataaaataaaccgtacgctcacaaattattttaaaaatatggttggaaagctaatttcgagtaaaattattattcatttcattCCCATCTTTTATGAGAGAGCTATATAATATTCAAATTCGTTTTGAGTTAAATAAAAAGAAGATTCTAGAGTTGGGTTGGCAAAAGACCAAAATGCCCCTGCCATTTTGGCTATAAAAACCCACCCCTCCCTCTTTTTCTTCTCTACACCCAGCCACTCCTTCTTTCTTtcctcttttctctcttttctctcttctctctcttagctctctccttctctctctttctctctcttgcatgcaacattAAAACTTTGTTCAAATTGAAAGATCTTGCTACCAATAGTCATCATTTTCAATCTTCTACTCATATaccatttgcatgtaagtatttaAGCTAGTTTTAAAATCAACTTCTCTTGATTATATCTAAGAAAAGTTCAATTTCGTAGTGTATGATCATAGGAGAAGTGTAGTGTGCTATATGTTGTGTTTTCTTTGGTTATGACTTGGTGTAGTtcgaatttttggaaaaataaaatggGGTTTTGATTGATGATCCATGATTTACTTGCTTATACTTAGTATTGAGTTTGGTATAAGCTATAAAttcttatttttaagaaaattcttTGCATGCATAAAAGATTTTGTGTATTCAAGTTGTAACTTGGTttgtgttattcccagtggactaacaatgagatttacagaaggggggttgaatgtaaatctcaaaactttttcaagttttgagtagtttctaaggctaagtgttttagtgagcaaatgtgtgtgaatggcttgaagctaatacagacatatatatattcaaacacaaatgtaaagaacacaaagaacttaaaaacttttctggtggatttgttgttccaccagagatgtgttatttcagaaaatctgtgattcaaagaattaaatcacagctgcttcctagtacaaactagatgattttctctctggatttttctaaacagctctggaaaaattcacacctaattactagctgctacttggtttatatatcaccaagtttacaagtgaagacaaaactgtaaaatacaattaaaaaggctcttcacatgtttcttcttcatttctctatccaatgcaatttaggcttagctgttaatctttgaatacttccttgtttgcaccagaatggaaatgctgtattttcttgattcctcctagaggcttccacattccagtttgtctctgtcaacccatgtgcctctgtcagcttatgaattatcactatcaactgctaatgaactaagcatccgttgaagctttcatccgttgatgccttatccgttgaggctttatccgttgaagctttatccgttgatgcattatcagttgaagtctttatccgttgaagcacttatccgttgatggatattatccgttgaagcattagagacatccgttgaagctttgtttcttatccgttgaaggtcttcaatatcagttgatacttcttcacttatacaaaattacaaggcatgaaatatttacaattagccctcctatttgcatatccactagtagtcaatatgactgatactttcctacaacatctaagaattacaacttgaatccagagaatgaaatgtgctacaatactgaacttattgctaagtaaagctactccttcaacagatagccaagatggtcgtatccgttgaagctacaaacactagatttctacttaagtgttttgtttaacttatcatcaaactaatacatatattcctaacagtttgATCTTGAGTAAAATGATTAAATAATGGATTTTGGCAAGATAAATATGTGAGTTAAAGGTTGCATGTCAAAAAtggtgtgtgcatgtgtgtgtatttgaaaaacccgaatgggttttGTAATTAATAGGGgaataaattgatttttatggCTTGCATGCTAGTTgtttttggttattgtttataatcaaaatgattacttgatttTATGAATAAAGTTCTCGgtttaaatgatttttagtaTAAATGATAACATTAGGCTAGTTGTTTGTGATTTTGGATGGTTTGTGCTATATTGGGTTCGAATTTTGTGAATTAAAAGGAGAAGAATGATTATTTGCTTAGGTTGATTATGATTTAAGTATTTAAAGAATCTTTTGATTTGATTAAATGGTTTTTAGTTTGAATTTTTACTATTTAAAAAgggggttttgattttgatttaatTTTACAAAAGATTTTGGTTTAAAAGGATGGAATTTGGCTTGAACTAAAGTTTATAGATGATCCTTGTACTTGCATGTCAATTTGTGGTGTTGCATGTCACAAATTAAGGTTTTGCTTGTAAAAATTTGATTTCTTGTTTAAAAGCCGAATGGTTCATGGATTTCAAAAGGATTGATTCAAGTTATTTTGTTGAGTTGATTTTAGAGTCTAGTTAAATGAATGTATAAGATTGCATGTTAATGTGGTTCATTTGTTTGGTTCAAATTTTTGGATAAAAAGGAAATGATTGAGTTGCTTGGTTATCGAGTCATACGAATTATGATTATTTGCTAAAGTATGGAGTTTAAGTATATACGTATACACTATTAAGTGCTATGTGAGTATTCGGTGTTTATACTCGTAAGTTTAAAGTAAGCGATAGAGCGGATTGGGTTAAGTGTTAAACGTTCCGGGAACGtcgagtgggaatctaattagggtttgatttcagattgtagattcggatcatgaaggcattcaggctagaaaaaGGGAAAGGTAttctaggtggcagtagctcaaaCCCCGTAAAGCAGAAAAGCGAAtttaggcaagtaactctgcATACTCATATAATTtgattatagagaggatattgatGATGCCATGATTGACTAGAGGCTTTTTATTGCAATTGTTAtatacctgttattgattcttgagaaaccctgttattgttccgtgtgaacctgttattgattctagagaaaccctgttattgttccttgtgaACCTGATATTGATTCTTGAACACTGATGTTGATAATTGTGTTATATATATCATTGATCCCTTGAACCACCCATCTATTATCCTTGTAATGacttgatatgattattgttcaaacctttaTAGTAACCTTTTTATTCATATCCTGATCACATGTTGATACCCTGAATTCTGGTAAACCTTTGAAGGACCTTTATGAACTCCTTTGCGTAATGATCCTTCAATCCTTTGTTTACCTTATCCTGTAATGATCCTTAGAActgttttgattccctaacttgtataccctgtttatcatttgatccagttccttggtattgatccatatttgtcatttgattcagttccttggtattgatccatatttgtcatttgatccagttccctggtattgatccctgtttacatttgattcattcactttccttgaatcataaattgaacttaagaatgagtttcgacttgaaagagtccgaatgatttcatattcttggtaataataaaataaatttagtaaaacctttattttccaacacaaggttttccaaataaattcctgatggattggattgagacgtaagacACTAGTGGGcctagtccagtcatataaaagactagcggggctagtcctGTTTAAGGCTGAAACTATGCCGTAGGTACCTTAACGAACAcatggaggtcgatacgggctgatcacccgtattattatttatgaaagttaaagtagtccaatcaagggttccctatcactttataaaaagatattgaatacattgcctttaaaatttcttctttgaaaatgAAACGATTTGAGAAGAGTTGATTGTGTTATTGTTTAGCATACAActttgagaaccctgattcttattctgatattgttatcaatcatataattgattcccagagTTAAATAGATTCTTTCTTTCCACTTGAAAGATCCTtgagatcctgttaatgatttgtgatgaatgtcggctttcaccctatcttgagccttgattcctgaaagcccaaatctttcttcataaccctttcatagcccaaagatagaaatctgccacctagagatttaaagtagaatgccttaagaagtgattttggataattgttattattgcattatagaactgtcatatagttacttgctgagctttttatgctcatatattttgctttgttctaaccatggcagttaaacaagaggatggccagacttaggcgcactgctcgtaagagcgtacctagtggcccctaccgtgttgtaggcttccagatgccagagcaggtagtacaggttgtgTGAGCAAGCACTTTAGTTGGAAAGTTGTAAAAAaacaatgggttatctgtcggttccaagtcggaatcaaTTGTGtaaattggatattatattttgggttgtaataataatTTGTTGGTTGATAGTTTTGTCTTGTATTAtacttaatcctgtttagatcctgttagtggttaatcggggtttatgttATTTTATTGATAGTTTAAtagtgtgtgggtcctcatttcctaaccccgagattgagggtgtcacatcgacaagtcaaaatgtatataaagatctctgagatatcaacaagtcaattctacatgtagagatttcagacatatcgacaagtcatttaacATGCAAAGATCAAGACACCTCGACAAGttaaatatacctatagagaactcagagatctcgataagtcattatacttatcgagatgtcacttctctatagaacaaactggagatctcgatatgcctctcaGATACAGAATGCAAAAaaattcaagattcaagattattagTCAACAAACGCTCTATCAACTAGattaaaaagtctacaaagtagctggaaaGAATACAAGATCtagggccaagattaactagacaaaggatggtcacagacctacaagattttgcacagattttctaagctat is a genomic window containing:
- the LOC141710635 gene encoding iridoid oxidase-like, which encodes MESYISLVCLSAGIFAPVLIILLLKCKKATDSMARNIPPGPPAWPIFGNIFYLLGTMPHQKLYNLRPKYGPVIWLKLGSVNTMVIQSANAAADFFKNHDLPYANRVVPDAMTAWSFDQASLGFAPYGAYWRMLRKIFSTELLVQRRLNDSTVIREKFIDRLVDWIEEEAAASPGLGGSGEVELPHLLFLMALNLVGNLILSRDLFDLKSKEGQEFFNAMNNVMVWAGKPNVADFWPFLKWLDPQRIKKNMVKDMGIAVNLAASFVKERSQQNISDSKKANKDFLDMLLEFKGDGKEWHDKISDHNISIIILEMFFGGSETTSSTIEWVLAELLRSPETMKKVKEELHRVIGPNKKIKESDIDKLSYLQAVVKETLRLHPALPLLLPRYSTKDTNYMGYLIPKGTQVFVNAWAIGRDPDVWEDPSSFKPERFLDSTIEYNGQNFEMIPFGSGRRICMGLDLAHRILHLCLATLLWSFDWQLDISSTPETMDMRERMGITLRKLVPLRAIPKKRLQ